GCGGGTTCGGACGTCGATATCCTCGCACCCCGTAGCCTGATTGCCCTCGCCAATCATTTCCGCGGCACGCAGGTCCTGTCGCGGCCGGAGGCGTCGATCCGCGCCAATGCCGCAAACCTGCCGGATCTTGCCGAAATCAAGGGCCAGGAAAGCGCCAAGCGGGCGCTCGAGGTGGCAGCCGCCGGCGGTCATAACCTCTTGATGGTCGGCCCTCCGGGCTCCGGCAAGTCGATGCTGGCGGCCAGGCTGCCATCGATCCTGCCGCCGCTTTCGGCCGCCGAGCTGCTTGAGGTGTCGATGGTCCATTCGATCGCCGGCCAGCTCTCCGGCGGCAAGCTTTCCGATCGAAGGCCCTTCCGCACCCCGCATCATTCCGCCACCATGGCGGCCCTCGTCGGCGGCGGCCTGCGCGCCCGTCCGGGCGAAGCCTCGCTTGCCCATCACGGCGTGCTCTTTCTCGACGAGTTTCCCGAATTCACGCCGCAGGCGCTCGATGCGTTGCGCCAACCGCTCGAAGGCGGCGAATGCGTCATTGCGCGTGCCAATCACCGCGTCTCCTATCCGGCCAAATTCCAGCTGATCGCGGCGATGAACCCCTGCCGCTGCGGCATGGCGGGAGAGCCCGGCCATACCTGCGCCCGCGGCCCGCGCTGCATGAGCGATTACCAGGCCCGCATCTCCGGCCCGCTGATGGACCGCATCGATATCCGCATCGATGTGCCGGCCGTCTCCGCTGCCGATCTCATCCGGCCGATGGCGGCCGAAACCAGCGCCGACGTCGCCCGCCGCGTCGCCCGCGCCCGCGATATCCAGCAGGAGCGCTTCGAAAGCACCGGCGCAAAGGGCATCGGCACCAATGCCCGCTGCTCCACCGCGATGATCGAGAAACTGGCCGAGCCCGATGCTCCTGGCCTGCAGCTGCTGCGCGATGCCGCCGAAAAGATGAAATTCTCCGCCCGCGGTTACCACCGCGTCCTGAAGGTCGCCCGCACGCTGGCCGATCTCGACGGCAAGCCCACGGTCGGCCGCATCCATCTCGCCGAAGCGATCTCCTACAGGATCGCGGGTGAGAGGTTGACGGCGGCGGCGTAAGAAAAGGGGCAATTGTCGGACTGTTTGACAAGGCGGTTGCCGAAAGCCGCGAGCGCGTGCAGGCCGCCCTCCACGCCTCCGGCCTGGCGCTGCCGGCGAAGCGGGTGACGGTCAATCTGGCGCCTGCCGACCTGCCGAAGAAAGGCTCGCATTTCGACCTGCCGATCGCCCTTGCCCTGATGGCTGCCCTCGGCGCTATTCCCGCCGATGCACTGTCGGATTTTGTCGTCGTCGGCGAGCTCAACCTCGACGGAAGGATCGCCGCCATATGAGGCCCACTGCCAGGCTACGATCGGCGCCAATGCGCTCGTGGTTAGTTAGCCCATGACGTGCAGGTCGCCGATCTATCAATTTGAGCGTTCAGAATTTATGGATGTGGGTCGCCGTCACCGGTCGTTTCGCGGCGAGATAATTTGTATGCGGAGATTCAGTGTGGAACCCGAGGAATATGAACTGCTCAAAGCGGCATGCGAAGCCACGGCAGCCAGTCACCCTGATTTACAAAGGAGCCAACGAGAATCCCCAGACGAGAGTGCAAAATCAATTGAAGATGAGATATCGGGTTTCCTCGGAGCGATATGGCAGGATCGTAAAACCGTCTATGATTCCGCTGAACAAGCGCTACAGCCCCTGTGCCTCCTATATGATTTGGCGCTGTTGCAGGTCTGCGACCTGTCACACTTTGGGCTGAAGAATGCACATCATCGAAGCCGAGTGATATGGCCAGAAGCCCAATTACCAGTCCAGCCATCTCCTAATGCCGTTTTCTATGTTTTGGCCTCCAACCTAGCCCAATCCATGCAGGCCTTTCGTCTACTGGTTCTTCATGGATTCGAATGGCAGGCCCGAGCAGCCTTCAGAGGAGTGATCGAGACTGCGGACTTGCTGATTATGGTCTTGGCAAGTGAAGCGACGTATCGAGAATTCATAAAGTCCTTTGAAGACCCTAACGAGAGCTACAAACACTGGAGAAGCCATCTATCTCCATCGAAAATTAGGGCTGCCGTTTCGCTGCTGGAAGACGACGATCCGCTTTCCATCCCAATCGATCAGACGCCGAACGAAGTCAGAAAGGATATGTATCAGTGGCTTTCCAACTTCGTTCATGTGAATTTTGTTGCTCACATTGTTGCCGCTCATCCAGAAGATTTTGCTGGAAACTCTCGACCGCTCGCGATGCTCGGAGACGTAGGTGAGGCGTCGAGGGCGACACTTGCCCACGGCCTGCTATACCTTTGGATTACCTTGCTGAGGATTGAGAAATTGCTTTGGGAACAGCATTGCTGGAAAGGTTTCCGGGGAAAGCGCTCCCGAAAATGGTTCAAATATCGCTGCCGTGCATTGGACGAACTGTTCCTGTCCTATCTGCCGACGTATTGGGAAAAGAACCCTGTAGCTGGCACGCAGTCCATATAGGCGGCCCGGGACGATTTCATCGAGAACCCTCCGGTGGACCCCTCCATGATCGGGGAGGCCAAAACGCGGATGAGCAGGCCGAGATTTGCCAAGCGGCGAGCGATGCGAGGTATGCAATCAAGGCTATCATCTACTTCACCGCGTCCGAGCTGGTGAGGGTGAAGGCCATCCTCAACAGGCTTGGTTTGGAGGATAATACGGATGTGGTTTTGCTCGATGCACGACGTGACAATAAGCCATCCGTCTCCAAGGCCGCATGACAGAAGCGGTCACCTACCGCATCGCCGGCGATACAGACTGACGGCTGTGGCGTAGCAAATAGGCGCGCCAAAGCGCCCCTAGACTCTGCGAAGATGAACGTCCGGGACCCCCGGTCAAAGCCCTGCCTCAGCTCCCAAGCCCTTCAAACAGCGCCGTCGACAGGTAACGCTCGGCGAAGGAGGGGATGATGATGACGATGTTTTTGCCGGCGTTCTCGGGACGGATGCCGACCTTGATTGCCGCCGTCAGCGCCGCACCCGAGGAGATGCCGACTGGCACGCCTTCGAGCCTGGCGACCAGGCGCGCCTGTTCGAAGGCCTCGTCATTGGTCACGGTGACGACCTCGTCATAGATGCCGGTATCGAGGATCTTCGGCGCGAAGCCGGCGCCGATGCCCTGGATCTTGTGCGGGCCGGGATTGCCGCCGGAGAGGATCGGCGAATCGGCCGGTTCGACGGCGATGATCTTGATCTCGGGCTTGCGGCTCTTCAGCACCTGTCCGACACCGGTGATCGTGCCGCCGGTGCCGATGCCGGAGACGACCATGTCGACCGTGCCGTCGGTATCGTTCCAGATTTCCTCGGCCGTCGTCTTGCGGTGGATCTCCGGATTATCAGGATTTTCGAACTGCTGCGGAATGACGGCATCGGGAAGGGAGGACGCCAGTTCCTCCGCCTTGGCGATGGCGCCCTTCATGCCCTTTGGTCCCTCGGTCAGCACCAGCTCGGCGCCGAGCAGCGCCAGCATCTTGCGGCGCTCGACCGACATCGTCTCCGGCATGGTGAGGATCAGCCGATAACCTTTGGCGGCGGCGGCAAAGGCGAGCGCGATGCCTGTGTTGCCGGAGGTCGGCTCGATCAGCACCGTCTTGCCGGGGGTGATCTTGCCTTGCGCCTCGAGGCCTTCGATCATCGCGACGCCGATGCGGTCCTTCACGGAGGCGATCGGGTTGAAGAATTCGAGCTTGCCGATCAGGTTCGCCACGACGCCTTTTTCCCGCGCCAGCTTGTCGAAGCGCACGAGCGGCGTGTCGCCGATGGTCTCGGTGATCGAGGAATAGATGCGGCCGCGGCCGGGCTTGTGCGACATGGGTGCTCTCCCTTTGAAATCCTGCTCCTGAAATCGAGGGGGAGAATAGGGTCAAAGGCCCGTCTAGGCCAGACCGCGTTCGACCTGGAGGAGCGATCAAGAGAGAAAAAAACCTTTGAAAACCGTTTCTTGCCGAATGTTTATTTCAGGCCGCCCGCGTGGCGATGAAGGCGGCCGTGCCGGCGAGGATGCCTGATGCAACCCGGTTCAGCGCCTGCAAGGCCCGCGGCTGCTTCAGCATCGTGCGGGCCCGCGAGGCAAGCAGCATATAGGGCACGAGCACGACGATCAGCACCACGAAGGTGGTGGTGAGCAGGAGCGCATAGTCTCGCAGGCCGATATTGCCGATATCGATCAGCGTCGGCACCAGGGCGACATAGAAGAGCATCGTCTTCGGATTGCCGAGCGTCACCAGCAGGCCGGAGAGGAAGGATAGGCCGATATTGGTGGATTTCCGCGCCGCGATATCCTGCGGCAACAGCCCCGCCGTCCAGAGTTTCCAGGCGATGTAACCGAGATAGAGGACGCCGGCGATCTTGATGGCGATGAACACCTCGGTAAAGGTCTGCGCCACGAAGGCAAGGCCGAGAATGACCGACGTGAGATAGGTCATGTCGCCGAGCACCAGGCCGAGACCCATGAAGAAGGTCTCGCGGAAATTCGAGCCGAGCGCCCGTGCGACGATCGCGGTAATCCCGGGTCCCGGAATGGCCGCGGCGATGAACAGCGCTCCGGCATAGGTCAGCAAGGCGGCAAGGCTCATCTTCTTAACCCTCAGGGGTTCCACCGCCCATCTATAGGCAAGCGCCGCTTCCTCATCAATGCTTTGGCGCTGATCGGTCCATAACCACAAGGAATAGGTCTGCTAGACCATGATCCACTTGGAAAGCGACCCGGCCTTGCTATTTCTCTTTGTGCAAATGCGCGATCAGCGCGGCCCGCCGCGTTTTCCCGGCCGGTGGCGCTAGAGATTTTCATCACCAAGGAGAGATTAAATGTCCCATACGCCAGCCGAAACCCGCAGGCTTTCGCCACTCAAGACGCCGTCCAGCCTGTCGACCAACGCCACTACCGATATTTCGGCGGCGCTGACCGCGCTGCTCGCCGATGTCTTTACGCTTTATGTGAAGACCAAGAATTTCCATTGGCACATGTCCGGCCCGCATTTTCGCGATTATCATCTGCTGCTCGACGAACAGGCGGAGCAGATCTTCGCGATGACCGACGACATTGCCGAGCGTGCCCGCAAGATCGGCGGCACGACGCTGCGCTCCATCGGCCAGATCGCTCGTCAGCAGCGCCTTTTGGACAATGACGCGGATTTCGTCACGCCCGAGGACATGTTGTCGGAACTGCGCGAGGATAACGTTCAGCTCGTTTCGCTGCTGCGCGAGGTGCATGGCCTTTGCGACGAGCATAATGACGTCGCAACCGCCAGCCTGATCGAGAACTGGATCGACGAGGGCGAGCGCCGCACCTGGTTCCTGTTCGAAACGACGCGCCCGCAGAAATAACATCGGCAGACCGGGCATGTCCGTCATGCCCGGTTCTTAGCTCTCCAGCGCCCGCGGCCGCAGCCAGCGCGGCGTCCAGCCGAGATTCATGCCGGCGGCGGCAAGGAGAATGATCGCCGCGCCGGCGATCTGCATCGGCTGCAGTGCGTGGCCGAAGGCCAGCCGGTCGACGAGGATTGCCGCGATCGGATAGATGAACGACAGGGCGCCTGTGAGATGCGTCGGCAGCCTCTGGATCGCGCCGTAGAGCAGCACATACATCAGTCCGGTATGGACGACGCCGACGGTCACCAGGATCGCCCAGGACCTGACATCGCCGGGCGGATGCGAAAAGTCCGTCATCGGCGCCAGCATCAGCATGCCGGTTGCGACCTGGATGAGCGCGATCAGATGCGGCGGCGTGCCTTTCAGCCATTTCGCGGCAAGGGCTGCGAGCGCATAGAAGAAGGCCGCACCGAGCGCCATCAGGATGCCGAGGCCGTATCCGTCAGATGTCGCCCCGCCTGTCTCCGGTTTTGCCTCGACGATGGCAATCATGCCGGCGAAGGCGAGTGTCAGCCAGAACAGCTTGGTGGCGGTGATCTTCTCGCCGAGGAAGAGCGCGCCGAGCACGAGCAGCATGAAAGGCTGGGTGTTATAGACAGTGGTCGCGATCGAGATCGTCGCATGCGAATAGGAGGCAAACAGCAGCAGCCAGTTCAAGACGATGGCGATGCCGCCGAAAATGGCGATGCCGAAGGCGCGCAGCGTGATGATGCCGGGCCGCAGCAGACCGAGAGCGCCGCAGATGACGAGCAAAGTGAGCGCGCCGAACACGCAGCGCCAGAAGACCACGCCGCTGACGGGTTGGCCCGACATGACGACGAACCAGCCGATCGTCCCCGAGATCAGCATCGCTGCCGTCATTTCCGCCGTGCCTCTTTTGATGTCGCTGCCCATGATTGCCTCCATTTCGGTGACATAAGAATATTGCGTCCAGAGGCGATTTTATATAAGGATAAGAAGGAAGATGATGGGTACGGCCTAATCATAAGAGGAGAATGTCTCGCTGTGGCTAATGATGTGCAATCGCTCGACGAAATCGATCAGGCCATTCTGGAGGCGCTGGCCGGCAATGCGCGGATCTCGCTGAAGGAACTGGCCCAGCAGGTCGGCCTGTCCTCGCCGAGTGCCGCCGAGCGCCTGCGCCGGCTGGAGGAGCGCGGCGTTATCAAGGCCTTCACCATCGACCTCGATCCCGCCGCCGTCGGTTATCCTCTGCAGGCCATCGTGCGCGTGCGTCCGCTGCCGGGACAGCTGCACATCGTCGAGCGGATCATCCAGGAAATTCCCGAAATCATCGAATGCGACAAGGTGACGGGTGATGATTGCTTCATCGCCCGCCTGGTCATCCGCTCCATGGCCGACCTCGACGGCATCCTCGACCGGGTTGCCGAAAGGGCGGAGACCAACACCGCGATGATCAAAGCCTCGCCCGTCAAGCGCCGCCTGCCGCCGCTTTCCCGCCGGAAATAGGGGGGTCTAGAATTCCGCCATCGGCGACAACATCGCCGGAAAATCCGGGGTGGCATCGCTGAGCCCGCGCAGCATCAGCCTCGTGCCGCTTTCCAACTGATGTGGAACACCCTCCCAGCTGAGCTTGTCGGGACGGAACAGCACCTCGACGGAGGCGGGCACGATCTCCAGTCCGCCAAGGATCGCGGCAAGCGAGGGCATCTCCGCCGCCACGACGTCGAGAAGGCTGAAGCGGCCCGCCTCATCGATCTTCCAGGCAATCACCGCCTGTTTGTCTTCCAGGAAGCTGATGCGGACATCGGGATCGAGTTGGGTGTTGATCAGAAACATCGCTGCATTGTCCGTGACCGCCAGCGACGTCGAAACCGGGCTTCTTGCCTTCAGCAGCGATTGCAGCAAGGCAAGGTCATCCGCGTTTGTCGGCAAAAGCGGCCGGGCCGGTGCGGCGGAAGCTGAAGGGGCGGGTGCTGCTCCCTCGTATCGGTGCAGCGGTATCGCGTGGAAACCATAGGGCTCGTAGAGCGACGGCTTGTCGGTATAGAGGATGACGGCTTCAAAATCTTGCTGCTCGCACCAGTCGAGCGCTTTTACCGTCACGTCGCGATAGAGCCCGCGGCCGCGCCATGGTGGCCGGACAGCACCCGATTGCAGCCCGGCGGCATGGACGATCCTGCCATTGAGGACGAAGGGCAGTGCAAAGGCCGAAATATTGGCCGTAAGCCCACCTTCGGCATCAAACCAGCCGAACGGCATGCTGGTGGGGTCGGGTCCGCCGAGTTGTTGCAGCGGTCCGATATCGATGCCGAAAATATCCTTGAGCAGGCAGACCAGTGCCGCCCAGCCGGCGGGGTCGCCGAAATAGTCCTGCCGGAAGGTCAGGCCAGCGCTGTCGAGGCGCTCTGCCATCAGACGCCGGTGGAGCCGAAGCCGCCTGCGCCGCGCATCGTTTCGCTTGCCGCGGTGATCTCCGCCACCCGCGCCTGGGTCACCGGCGCGATCACCATCTGGGCGATGCGCATGCCGCGCGAAATGACGAAGGCTTCGTCGCCGAGATTGGCGAGCAGCACCTTCACTTCACCGCGATAGTCGCTGTCGACGGTGCCCGGCGAATTCAGGCAGGTGATGCCGTTTTTGAAGGCCAGGCCGGAGCGCGGCCGCACTTGTCCCTCGAAACCTTCGGGGATCTCGAAGATGAAGCCGGTCGGCACCAGCGCCCGTTTGCCGGGCAGAAGCGTCAGCGGTGCTGTCTCGTCGACGGCAGCGCGCAGGTCCATGCCGGCCGCTCCCTTGCTTTCATAGGCGGGTAGGTCGAGGCCTTCGCCATTGGCTAAGCGGATGAGGTTCAGCGTCGGGCGCGTATCGTGATGAATGGTCATGGCCCATTACTTTGCGCCGGAAGGCCCGAGGTCAATTGCAATGCCGGGCTTTAATCGCTAGATACGCGGCAATTCCACAGGATTCACAAGCATGGCCGAAAGTCTCGCCGAGGCGGTCTCCCGCCGCCGCACATTCGCTATTATCGCCCACCCGGACGCGGGTAAGACGACGCTCACCGAAAAGCTGCTGCTGTTCGGCGGCGCCATTCAGCTTGCCGGCGAAGTCAAGGCGAAGAAGGATCGCATGCAGACGCGCTCCGACTGGATGAAGATCGAGCGCGAACGCGGCATCTCCGTCGTCACCTCGGTGATGACCTTCGAATATAACGACAATGTCTTCAACATCCTCGACACGCCGGGTCACGAGGATTTCGCCGACGACACCTATCGCACGCTGACCGCCGTCGACGCCGCCGTCATGGTCATCGATGCCGCCAAGGGCATCGAGCCGCGCACGCTGAAGCTCTTCGAAGTCTGCCGCATGCGCGATATCCCGATCATCACCTTCATCAACAAGATGGATCGCGAAAGCCGCGATCCCTTCGAGATCCTCGACGAGGTGGAAGAGAAGCTGGCGCTGGATACCGCGCCGATCACCTGGCCGATCGGCCGTTCCAAGACCTTCTGCGGTTCCTACAATATCGCCGCCAACACGGTGCGCGGTTCGGATACCGAAATCGAGGGAACGCCGGTCAACGGCCCGCAAAGCGTGGCCGGCAGGCTGCCGGAAAACGAGCGCCAAGTCTTCGTCGAGGAGACGGAGCTGGCGATCGAGGCCTGCCGTCCGTTCAACCGCGAATCCTTCCTGGAGGGCCATATGACGCCTGTCTTTTTCGGCTCGGCGCTACGCAATTACGGCGTTCGCGACCTCATCAACGCGCTCGGCGATTTTGCGCCGCCGCCGCGTGACCAGGTCGCCGATACCAGGATCGTGCACGCGACCGACGACAAGATGACGGCGTTCGTCTTCAAGATCCAGGCCAACATGGATCCCAACCACCGCGACCGCATCGCCTTTGCCCGCATCTGCTCCGGCAAGCTCGAGCGCGGCATGAAGGCAAGGCTTGCCCGCACCGGCAAGCAGCTCGGCCTGACGGCGCCGCAATTCTTCTTCGCCTCGCAGCGCCAGCTCGCCGACACCGCCTATGCCGGCGACGTCGTCGGCATTCCCAACCACGGGACGCTCCGGATCGGCGATACGCTGACCGAAGGTGAATCGCTGGTCTTCCAAGGCGTGCCGAACTTCTCGCCGGAGATCCTGCGGCGCGTGCGCCTGGAAGACGCGATGAAGGCGAAGAAGCTCAAGGAAGCCCTGCAGCAGATGGCCGAAGAAGGCGTCGTCCAGCTGTTTTCGCCGGAAGACGGCTCGCCGGCGATCGTCGGCGTCGTCGGCGCCCTGCAGCTCGACGTCTTGAAGGAGCGGCTGATGGCCGAATACGGCCTGCCGGTCTCCTTCGAAATGTCGCGTTTCTCCGTCTGCCGCTGGATCTCGGCCGATCAGCCGGCCGATCTGGAAAAATTCCTCACCGTCAAGCGCGGCGATATCGCCCGCGATCTCGACGGCGATCCGGTCTTCCTCGCCCAGGATGGTTTCTCGCTGCGTTACGAGTCCGAGCGCCATCCGGCGATCAAGATGGTCGCCATCAAGGAATATCACGCCGCCAAGGCGGCGTGATACCGAGGCAATTATCCGCTAAGGGATTGCAAAAGCGGCCTGAATAGCATGGTTATCGCGCCCCTGCGGCGCGGCGGCCGATCTGCCGTCAGCCGGCGGCGATGATCTCGATCTCGACCAGCCAGTCATCGCGCAGCGTTTCGACGATGATGGCCGTGGTCGGCACGGCGCGGCCGCCAAGCGCCCGAAGGCGGGCATTCTGGTTCGCTTCCACAAAGGCGCCGTCGCTGAGATAGCTCGTCAGCCGCACGATATTGTCCACCGTCATATCGGCGGACGTGAGGATGGCCCGCAGATTGGACCAGATGAGTGCCAGCTGTCCTTCCAGATCGGTCGCCGCCATTCCATCTGGATCGAGTCCCATCGTACCGCTGACGAAGAGCAGCCGGGACGGATGCCTGACCTCCAGTGCATGGATGTAATCAGGGCTGGCCGCATAGATCCCGTTTGCTGGATTGTGCGCGATCATCTCCATGAAACACTCCTCTTCCGAATATTCTATTGAATAATGGCAGTATCGGCGATTATTCTTCGGCAGAAAGGGGATTTTGCGGAATGGCGAAAAATACAGAGGATCTTCGGCAAAGGCGCCCACAGCAGCCGGTCATCGATGCATTCGACCGAAGAATATTAGCCGCCCTCGCCGCCGACAGCAGCCAGAGTTATGCCAGGCTTGGCGAAGCGGTCGGCCTCTCGGCGCCGGCCGTGCATGAGCGTGTGCGCCGCCTGAGACAATCCGGCGCCATCAAGGGCGTGCATGCCGCGCTGGATGGCGCAGCGCTCGGCAAGCCGCTGCTTGCCTTCGTGCATGTGGAGGCGGCGGGCTGGGGCAAGAGCGAGCGGCTGATGCAGGTCCTGCAGTTTCCCGAGGTCGAGGAGATGCATTCGGTCGCCGGCGACGCCAGCGTTCTCTTCAAGGTCCGCACCGCCAGCCCGCAGGCCTTGGAGGCTTTTCTGGCGCAGATCCACGCCGTTCCCGGTGTCACCGGCAGCCGCAGCTATATTGCGCTTTCCACCTATCTGGAGCGTCCGGTACAGGCCGGCGTCACCGATAGTTGGCCGGACATGCCTCTGCCGGAATAAAGGCGGGATGTTAAGCCGGCGTCAGCCTAATCCTCGCCCTCGAAGCGTGGCAGCGTTTCGATATTCTCCACCCC
This Rhizobium brockwellii DNA region includes the following protein-coding sequences:
- a CDS encoding YifB family Mg chelatase-like AAA ATPase, whose protein sequence is MVARVSTVAFQGIEGVPVEVQVMVAPGKVGMQIVGLPDKAVAESRERVQAALHASGLALPAKRVTVNLAPADLPKEGSHFDLPIALALMAALGAIPADALSDFVVVGELNLDGTIAAISGALPAAIGANALGKGLICPAESGAEAAWAGSDVDILAPRSLIALANHFRGTQVLSRPEASIRANAANLPDLAEIKGQESAKRALEVAAAGGHNLLMVGPPGSGKSMLAARLPSILPPLSAAELLEVSMVHSIAGQLSGGKLSDRRPFRTPHHSATMAALVGGGLRARPGEASLAHHGVLFLDEFPEFTPQALDALRQPLEGGECVIARANHRVSYPAKFQLIAAMNPCRCGMAGEPGHTCARGPRCMSDYQARISGPLMDRIDIRIDVPAVSAADLIRPMAAETSADVARRVARARDIQQERFESTGAKGIGTNARCSTAMIEKLAEPDAPGLQLLRDAAEKMKFSARGYHRVLKVARTLADLDGKPTVGRIHLAEAISYRIAGERLTAAA
- the cysK gene encoding cysteine synthase A; the encoded protein is MSHKPGRGRIYSSITETIGDTPLVRFDKLAREKGVVANLIGKLEFFNPIASVKDRIGVAMIEGLEAQGKITPGKTVLIEPTSGNTGIALAFAAAAKGYRLILTMPETMSVERRKMLALLGAELVLTEGPKGMKGAIAKAEELASSLPDAVIPQQFENPDNPEIHRKTTAEEIWNDTDGTVDMVVSGIGTGGTITGVGQVLKSRKPEIKIIAVEPADSPILSGGNPGPHKIQGIGAGFAPKILDTGIYDEVVTVTNDEAFEQARLVARLEGVPVGISSGAALTAAIKVGIRPENAGKNIVIIIPSFAERYLSTALFEGLGS
- a CDS encoding LysE family translocator, producing MSLAALLTYAGALFIAAAIPGPGITAIVARALGSNFRETFFMGLGLVLGDMTYLTSVILGLAFVAQTFTEVFIAIKIAGVLYLGYIAWKLWTAGLLPQDIAARKSTNIGLSFLSGLLVTLGNPKTMLFYVALVPTLIDIGNIGLRDYALLLTTTFVVLIVVLVPYMLLASRARTMLKQPRALQALNRVASGILAGTAAFIATRAA
- a CDS encoding Dps family protein, with the protein product MSHTPAETRRLSPLKTPSSLSTNATTDISAALTALLADVFTLYVKTKNFHWHMSGPHFRDYHLLLDEQAEQIFAMTDDIAERARKIGGTTLRSIGQIARQQRLLDNDADFVTPEDMLSELREDNVQLVSLLREVHGLCDEHNDVATASLIENWIDEGERRTWFLFETTRPQK
- a CDS encoding DMT family transporter, with the translated sequence MEAIMGSDIKRGTAEMTAAMLISGTIGWFVVMSGQPVSGVVFWRCVFGALTLLVICGALGLLRPGIITLRAFGIAIFGGIAIVLNWLLLFASYSHATISIATTVYNTQPFMLLVLGALFLGEKITATKLFWLTLAFAGMIAIVEAKPETGGATSDGYGLGILMALGAAFFYALAALAAKWLKGTPPHLIALIQVATGMLMLAPMTDFSHPPGDVRSWAILVTVGVVHTGLMYVLLYGAIQRLPTHLTGALSFIYPIAAILVDRLAFGHALQPMQIAGAAIILLAAAGMNLGWTPRWLRPRALES
- a CDS encoding Lrp/AsnC family transcriptional regulator; the protein is MANDVQSLDEIDQAILEALAGNARISLKELAQQVGLSSPSAAERLRRLEERGVIKAFTIDLDPAAVGYPLQAIVRVRPLPGQLHIVERIIQEIPEIIECDKVTGDDCFIARLVIRSMADLDGILDRVAERAETNTAMIKASPVKRRLPPLSRRK
- a CDS encoding GNAT family N-acetyltransferase, producing MAERLDSAGLTFRQDYFGDPAGWAALVCLLKDIFGIDIGPLQQLGGPDPTSMPFGWFDAEGGLTANISAFALPFVLNGRIVHAAGLQSGAVRPPWRGRGLYRDVTVKALDWCEQQDFEAVILYTDKPSLYEPYGFHAIPLHRYEGAAPAPSASAAPARPLLPTNADDLALLQSLLKARSPVSTSLAVTDNAAMFLINTQLDPDVRISFLEDKQAVIAWKIDEAGRFSLLDVVAAEMPSLAAILGGLEIVPASVEVLFRPDKLSWEGVPHQLESGTRLMLRGLSDATPDFPAMLSPMAEF
- the dut gene encoding dUTP diphosphatase codes for the protein MTIHHDTRPTLNLIRLANGEGLDLPAYESKGAAGMDLRAAVDETAPLTLLPGKRALVPTGFIFEIPEGFEGQVRPRSGLAFKNGITCLNSPGTVDSDYRGEVKVLLANLGDEAFVISRGMRIAQMVIAPVTQARVAEITAASETMRGAGGFGSTGV
- a CDS encoding peptide chain release factor 3, with the translated sequence MAESLAEAVSRRRTFAIIAHPDAGKTTLTEKLLLFGGAIQLAGEVKAKKDRMQTRSDWMKIERERGISVVTSVMTFEYNDNVFNILDTPGHEDFADDTYRTLTAVDAAVMVIDAAKGIEPRTLKLFEVCRMRDIPIITFINKMDRESRDPFEILDEVEEKLALDTAPITWPIGRSKTFCGSYNIAANTVRGSDTEIEGTPVNGPQSVAGRLPENERQVFVEETELAIEACRPFNRESFLEGHMTPVFFGSALRNYGVRDLINALGDFAPPPRDQVADTRIVHATDDKMTAFVFKIQANMDPNHRDRIAFARICSGKLERGMKARLARTGKQLGLTAPQFFFASQRQLADTAYAGDVVGIPNHGTLRIGDTLTEGESLVFQGVPNFSPEILRRVRLEDAMKAKKLKEALQQMAEEGVVQLFSPEDGSPAIVGVVGALQLDVLKERLMAEYGLPVSFEMSRFSVCRWISADQPADLEKFLTVKRGDIARDLDGDPVFLAQDGFSLRYESERHPAIKMVAIKEYHAAKAA
- a CDS encoding RidA family protein; its protein translation is MEMIAHNPANGIYAASPDYIHALEVRHPSRLLFVSGTMGLDPDGMAATDLEGQLALIWSNLRAILTSADMTVDNIVRLTSYLSDGAFVEANQNARLRALGGRAVPTTAIIVETLRDDWLVEIEIIAAG
- a CDS encoding Lrp/AsnC family transcriptional regulator — translated: MNNGSIGDYSSAERGFCGMAKNTEDLRQRRPQQPVIDAFDRRILAALAADSSQSYARLGEAVGLSAPAVHERVRRLRQSGAIKGVHAALDGAALGKPLLAFVHVEAAGWGKSERLMQVLQFPEVEEMHSVAGDASVLFKVRTASPQALEAFLAQIHAVPGVTGSRSYIALSTYLERPVQAGVTDSWPDMPLPE